A region of Gammaproteobacteria bacterium DNA encodes the following proteins:
- the ribE gene encoding 6,7-dimethyl-8-ribityllumazine synthase, with protein sequence MPDIETIEGDYLVADARFGIVASRFNSFIVERLLSGCLDTLKHHGISEAHIIVVRIPGAFEMPLVAKRMAQTGQYDALIALGAVIRGATPHFEYVAGVCSRGLATVATQFDIPLAFGVLTVDTIEQAIERAGTKVGNKGVDAALAAIEMVSLMRKLKK encoded by the coding sequence ATGCCAGATATTGAGACGATTGAAGGAGACTATCTCGTCGCGGATGCACGATTTGGGATCGTAGCAAGTCGCTTCAACAGTTTTATCGTTGAACGCCTGCTGTCCGGATGTCTCGATACATTGAAGCACCACGGTATTTCAGAAGCACATATTATCGTGGTGCGGATTCCGGGGGCTTTCGAGATGCCGCTGGTGGCGAAGCGTATGGCACAAACAGGCCAGTACGACGCGCTGATCGCCCTTGGAGCCGTGATCCGTGGTGCCACGCCTCATTTTGAGTATGTAGCGGGCGTATGCTCGAGAGGGCTCGCTACGGTTGCCACGCAATTTGATATACCACTTGCTTTTGGTGTCCTAACTGTCGATACCATCGAACAGGCCATTGAGCGCGCCGGGACCAAGGTGGGGAATAAAGGCGTCGATGCGGCACTGGCAGCCATCGAGATGGTGAGCCTCATGCGCAAGCTCAAGAAATGA
- the nusB gene encoding transcription antitermination factor NusB — MNDPDVEVSKRAKVRARRSAVQALYQWRMTDQAIQEIIEEFETERDLRKADRTYFRSLLEGIADHAEQLDEALEPLLDRPLKQLDPVERVVLHIGMYELRYRPEIPWRVVINESVELAKMFGAEQSHKFVNGILDRAAHSLRPAEMGCTS; from the coding sequence ATGAATGATCCCGATGTGGAGGTTTCCAAGCGTGCAAAGGTTCGGGCGCGTCGAAGCGCGGTCCAGGCGCTTTATCAATGGCGGATGACCGATCAAGCGATCCAGGAGATAATCGAAGAGTTTGAGACAGAACGGGATCTACGTAAGGCGGATAGGACGTATTTCCGGTCTTTGCTCGAGGGGATCGCAGACCATGCAGAACAGTTGGATGAAGCGCTTGAGCCCTTGCTTGATCGACCATTAAAACAATTAGACCCCGTAGAACGGGTTGTCCTTCATATTGGAATGTACGAATTGCGCTACCGCCCTGAGATCCCATGGCGCGTCGTAATTAATGAGTCCGTGGAACTCGCCAAGATGTTCGGTGCCGAGCAGTCTCACAAATTTGTGAACGGCATACTCGACAGGGCAGCCCACAGCTTAAGACCTGCGGAGATGGGGTGTACTTCTTGA
- the thiL gene encoding thiamine-phosphate kinase — protein sequence MLPSEFDLVEKYFQRTFVMRDDVALGIGDDAALIRVPPGVELALSTDTLIAGVHFPEDTDPADIGYKALAVNLSDLAAMGAEPAWATLALTIPEPDEQWVGRFAAGFFEMAKQHSVQLIGGDLTRGPLVTTVQVHGLVPVGAALTRSGALPGDQIYITGTLGDAGLALAILERGDRVTDAHDRFLQRRLNRPTPRIREGVALRGLANSAIDISDGLLADLGHILSVSDVGARLCLADIPLSSAISAKTDRDTAWQMALAAGDDYELCITVPSHRQQPLQEAIGCFSCGLTCVGSILKEPGLRCYRPDGTEFHPDAVGYKHFQ from the coding sequence ATGCTTCCATCCGAGTTTGATCTCGTCGAGAAGTACTTCCAACGCACATTCGTGATGCGTGATGACGTCGCGCTCGGCATCGGCGATGATGCTGCGCTTATCCGAGTTCCTCCGGGCGTGGAGCTTGCGTTGTCTACTGATACGTTGATTGCTGGCGTACATTTCCCGGAGGATACCGATCCGGCGGATATCGGGTACAAGGCGCTAGCTGTCAATTTGAGCGATCTAGCGGCTATGGGCGCTGAACCTGCTTGGGCGACGCTAGCACTAACAATTCCTGAGCCCGATGAGCAATGGGTAGGCCGGTTCGCCGCCGGGTTTTTCGAAATGGCGAAGCAACACTCCGTGCAGCTCATCGGCGGCGATCTAACCCGTGGGCCGCTGGTCACGACGGTGCAGGTGCATGGTCTGGTGCCGGTAGGGGCGGCATTGACACGAAGCGGGGCGTTACCAGGGGATCAGATCTACATTACGGGGACGCTGGGCGATGCGGGTCTTGCACTTGCCATACTTGAGCGCGGTGACCGTGTGACCGATGCACATGATCGCTTTTTGCAGAGGCGACTGAACCGGCCAACACCCAGGATTCGTGAAGGCGTGGCGCTCCGTGGGCTCGCCAACAGCGCCATTGATATCTCCGATGGCCTACTGGCGGATTTGGGGCATATCTTGTCTGTCAGTGACGTGGGCGCGAGGCTTTGCCTTGCTGATATCCCGCTGTCCTCTGCCATTTCAGCGAAAACGGATCGAGATACGGCCTGGCAAATGGCGCTTGCGGCTGGGGATGACTATGAGCTCTGCATCACGGTGCCGAGCCACCGGCAGCAACCATTGCAAGAAGCGATAGGTTGCTTTTCCTGCGGCCTGACCTGTGTGGGTTCGATCTTAAAGGAACCGGGACTTCGGTGTTACCGACCTGACGGAACTGAGTTCCATCCGGACGCAGTCGGGTATAAGCATTTTCAGTAG